The following are encoded in a window of Pseudomonadota bacterium genomic DNA:
- a CDS encoding VanZ family protein — protein sequence MNSTFFFRRYIPWIIVFGYVVLLYATLGYVRCLSDALRARGILGSVTLAIFFLLCGAVLAMLRRLSSFASRLLIVLLLGISVLSSFFLPFPEERLHLVEYSILGWLLGRALARSGKWPVCWGVGVLLVWLIGYGDELIQWFLPNRVFDVRDIFLNGIAGMGGLAIFAIFAQEVSGSPS from the coding sequence GTGAACAGCACTTTTTTTTTCCGCCGCTATATTCCCTGGATTATAGTCTTCGGTTATGTTGTTCTTCTCTACGCGACCCTGGGTTATGTTCGCTGTTTGTCCGATGCCTTGCGAGCCAGGGGGATTCTGGGGAGCGTTACCCTGGCGATTTTTTTCTTGTTGTGCGGGGCGGTTCTTGCCATGCTGCGGCGGCTGTCCTCATTTGCTTCGCGGCTGCTGATCGTTCTCCTGCTGGGCATTTCTGTGTTGAGCTCTTTTTTTCTTCCTTTTCCCGAGGAGCGGCTGCATCTGGTTGAATACAGCATTCTGGGCTGGCTGCTGGGTCGGGCACTGGCGCGCTCGGGAAAATGGCCCGTCTGCTGGGGGGTGGGAGTGTTGCTTGTCTGGCTGATTGGTTACGGTGATGAGCTGATCCAGTGGTTTTTACCCAACCGGGTGTTTGATGTTCGTGACATTTTCTTGAACGGCATTGCCGGAATGGGTGGTTTAGCGATTTTCGCGATTTTTGCCCAAGAGGTGTCCGGGAGTCCGTCATGA